Proteins encoded together in one Coffea arabica cultivar ET-39 chromosome 2c, Coffea Arabica ET-39 HiFi, whole genome shotgun sequence window:
- the LOC113724567 gene encoding uncharacterized protein, which translates to MGLKHSNRKFHSRPKLCYLKCSTIIAAFLSLASFIYFFSPLADFAKSWSREVHFRGDLREAKFPWNKLCFGQANEKLKLAVFSKSWPIGAAPGGMERHASTLYTALAAKGHEIHIFTAPSDRRAHEDIHQGNLHVYFASNDHGSVNCSLAFDIFNRENKMNEFDYVHTESVSLPYWRARVVPKVAVTWHGVWYEIMHSKLFQELLSNPKEQLPGPMTELQEAMPRLLNEIRFFSIYKQHICISDSAGEVLVNIYQLPQRNVHVILNGVDETKFTPDPMAGAVFRERYGVPSNVSLVLGIAGRLVRDKGHPLLYEAFAKITKRHPGVFLLVAGSGPWGRRYAELGKNVKVLGALEPSELSHFYNSLDVFVNPTLRPQGLDLTLMEAMHCGKPVLTPNYPSITRTVVLNEEFGYTFSPNVESLVEALESAIKDGSRELQRKGKLCQRYAVSMFTASKMASAYERFFLCMKNNRYCQYPLTSDC; encoded by the coding sequence ATGGGGTTGAAGCATTCTAATCGTAAATTTCATTCTCGTCCAAAATTGTGTTACTTGAAATGTTCAACCATTATTGCTGCATTTCTCTCCCTTGCGTCCTTCATTTACTTCTTTTCTCCACTGGCTGATTTTGCAAAATCATGGTCCAGAGAGGTGCATTTCAGGGGTGATTTGCGTGAGGCTAAATTCCCATGGAACAAGCTTTGTTTTGGACAAGCAAACGAGAAGCTAAAGCTTGCagtcttctccaaatcttggcCTATTGGTGCAGCTCCTGGCGGCATGGAACGTCATGCTTCGACTTTATACACTGCTCTTGCTGCTAAGGGGCATGAAATACATATCTTTACTGCGCCTTCTGATAGAAGGGCTCACGAGGACATTCATCAAGGTAATCTCCACGTATATTTCGCGTCCAATGATCATGGCTCCGTTAATTGCTCCTTAGCATTTGACATTTTCAATCGTGAGAACAAGATGAATGAGTTCGATTATGTCCACACGGAGAGTGTATCACTGCCATATTGGCGTGCAAGAGTGGTGCCTAAAGTGGCAGTAACTTGGCATGGGGTGTGGTATGAGATAATGCATTCAAAACTGTTCCAGGAGCTCTTATCCAACCCAAAGGAGCAATTGCCTGGACCAATGACTGAGCTACAAGAAGCAATGCCCAGGTTGCTTAATGAGATTAGGTTCTTCTCGATCTATAAACAGCATATTTGCATTAGTGACAGTGCAGGAGAGGTTTTAGTCAACATCTATCAGCTGCCTCAAAGAAATGTGCATGTCATCCTTAATGGGGTTGATGAGACAAAGTTTACGCCTGATCCCATGGCTGGTGCTGTATTTCGTGAAAGATATGGAGTGCCCTCCAATGTGAGCCTAGTATTGGGCATTGCAGGGCGGCTAGTTAGGGACAAGGGGCATCCCCTGCTTTATGAAGCATTCGCAAAGATAACCAAACGACATCCTGGTGTTTTCCTACTGGTAGCAGGTTCAGGTCCTTGGGGGAGAAGGTATGCTGAACTAGGGAAAAATGTTAAGGTTTTAGGCGCACTGGAGCCTTCAGAATTGTCTCACTTTTACAATTCGCTTGATGTGTTTGTTAATCCTACATTGAGGCCTCAAGGGCTGGATCTAACCTTGATGGAGGCAATGCATTGTGGGAAGCCTGTTTTGACCCCAAATTATCCAAGCATAACCAGAACAGTGGTACTGAACGAAGAGTTTGGTTATACATTCTCACCAAATGTGGAGTCACTTGTTGAAGCTTTAGAGTCAGCGATTAAGGATGGCTCAAGAGAGCTGCAGAGGAAAGGCAAACTTTGCCAAAGATATGCAGTCTCAATGTTTACAGCTTCTAAAATGGCTTCCGCTTATGAAAGATTTTTCCTCTGTATGAAGAACAATAGATATTGTCAGTACCCCCTTACCAGTGACTGTTGA